The stretch of DNA ACGTGCCGCAGCTTTTTTGAGGTGTAATAAATGCTCAACTATTCACATTTGTCCCTTTGAATATTTAGGATTTTTAATAGACTGTATATGAGATCGACTATATAGCATGTattcaataaagaataaaagaaatagacCGGACACGTAATATATCCAATACTGTAAAAAGGTCGATAATAGACGAAGAGTTAAGTCGATAAATCTGGCATTAATCAGGCAATTGAAGGGTAGTCAAAATACATACATGACCATGACTTACCAAAATACAAATTCATACAGACTAACTACGATTTGTTGTTGTTACAAGTGGTTCTCTTGTGCCTGGGTCTCTTGCACAATGAACACTTGTTCCTCCTCTTTGACTAGAAAGTCTCGCCCACGCCCTTAACatgttttcttttctctctttcgGGCTTGGTGACCATGAGTGGTGGAATAATGTTCACGTCTAGCAATTCTTGTGGCACGCATCATTCGGACTCCAAAGGGACAACATTAATTGATTCTGAATACGCAAAGAGGTACTATTTCACTTTATACAGGGGTGAAGAATAATCATAGACTCTCAAACCATAATCATCACCGTGCTTCGATCACAAAGCGGCCATCGCGTGATCGCATGGTATTTTGACTAGGTCAAACTTTCTGCATGAACAAGACCTTTCCAGAAGGTCGACTTTGGCCGTAGAGTCACTTCCAAACACAGTGTATTGCCTTTCATCCCCGCTTATGTTCTCCACATAGAAAGAGTCTCCCTCGATCATATTATCTCTTAAGATCTTTTTGGCGGCGGGAACAAATTTGTTATCCTTATATTTGAAGACGTTGGCACTCCTCTCCCTAAATATTTCACCAAACCTCTTGGCAATCGAATTGAATATGGATGCCACGGGGTACTCCCTTTCGGCAATCAACATAGCATTCACCGACTCGGCAATATTTGTGGTCATCACATCAAACCTGTTGCCGGGGAAATATGCCCTactccattattcaaaaccaagaaGATTGCCTTGGGACATTAGTTCTTGAATTCCATAAAATGGTCGCTAAATTCCTAGGGAGAATATGCCTTTGCCGCGTTGTAAAatagatagaggttttctccacaGTGGTAATTTACCCGAAGATTTTCACCTAAGTGCCTCATGCAGTACCCGTGATGAGCATGGTTGTATACCTTCGCGATGCTGTTGGCGATGCTGTTATGCCTATCGGAGATAAAGCATAAATCTGGTTCATTGACTATAATagacttcaacttctcaaagaagAACATCCAAGACACATCGTTCTCCTTGTCAACAATGCAAAAGGTAATGGGATAAATATGATTCTCCGTATCCTGTGCAACCGCACTTAGAAGCACCCCCTCGTACTTGTCGTATAAAAAAGTGTCGTCGACCGTAATAACCTTCCTCATGTGTGCAAATTCCCTAATGTAAGGGCCCAATGATAAAAAGTAGTACATAAATCTACAATCGATCTTGTTTATCATGATGGAATAGGTAGTAACAATATTAAGAGCATCGATCATGTATGAAAAAGTGGACAGGCAGTAATACCCATGCTCCGCTGTCCCTCAAACCATTTCTTTGGCAATCACCCCCCCTCCCCCAGCCAACATTTCTAATAGCTTGGTCTATTTTTCAAGTTCTTGAACATGATTCTCCGAATCTCGCTAGTGTCCGGATCCTTTTCTTCATAATACATGTTCACACACAGCGATGCAATGACTTTAGATGAGATTTTCCTATGAAAGCGGGTGGCGTATTTGACGCTGCAATTATGATTGCCgacgtatttatagatgacaaaTCTATTCGTGCATTCATACTTCCTCACCCGCAGCTAGGACAAACATATTTCACCTTGAGAAATTTGTTGCAGCTCTTCAACGTagcataatcaaaagaatttctCGCAGCTGCTATGTCCAACAACAATTTCAGCTCTGTTTTACTGCTAACTATTTGATTTACCTGAAAATTAATTCCGTTGGAGAAGGTGTGGTTGGTTTGTGCTCCCAATTCGCACTCTTCTCCCCCTTCTTTAGAGAAAATTAAATCTTCTAATTTGAATGAATCATCTTCCGAATCCATTGGATGAGCATCCAAACTCTCATCTTCAAATGAATCATGTTCGTCGATTGTCGGCTGAGGTAGCGGGACTGTCGGAGACCCCGGAACAATATTTATCCTCAATAATGGCCTAGAGCCATTGGCAACGACATCCAACATTTATAACGACACATGTCTATCATTATTTATGAATGTAGAATGTATTTTATCTCATCCATTCATTAAATAGCTAATCACAATGTTCTTTGGCTCGCATTTTAATTCTCCGCTCTCAATTACACTTCAAACCATGTCGTCGTATGATCCATTGCGACGCAACGGGATGGACGTTGTCTCTTTTGTAGATGATTTTCACCTCCAACAGTTGGGACCCTTCTCCCACGCACCCATATAATTACCACCTACGACAACTACCTCAGCTACTGCCACAATAGACCGCACAAGTCGATAATAGAGCAAGGTTTAGGTCTATAGATGATTGATAACTGGCCGATCCCTGGTATCAATACGTTCGTCCAAAGATGAAAAtcgattaattttttatataatcgTTGCCCTCCAAGCTCTAGGATGGAAAAATGTATGTGTAGGACTTctaaacaactaaaatatatccAATGACGAGGTATTGAGCTAATTTGGAAAGCTTTTTGAGCTAGTAGAAATGGTGCAAAAAaaaatttgcatttttttttcaaaaagaatggAACAACAATGGAGGCAATGATGAAGAATGTAGATTTTCAGTTATGACGAACAATTTTTCGTCGGAAAAGTCGCCGGAATCgaaaattattggtgaaaaagGGAGCTCCTATTGGTGGCTTCTTGgacaattttctaaattaaaataggaaatatgAAAACATTGTGGGAATATAAAAAAGGTgggaaatattaaatattaaatggatgAGGAGGGAGACTAAAGTGTAAAGTTTAAAACTTGTGTGGTTGGTTTGGATGAAAGAATAGATGATGACATAAATGTGTCTAAACAACTAATTTTTTAAGACTTGTGTCTAAAtgttaaaataagttttgaaattgtctagatagatagatagatagatagatagatagatagatagacagacagattATTAATGTCCTAACACTACTTTATATTAAGCTATAAAAAAGATGTGATCGTTACTCTAGATGCCAACCCTTAAACCAACACATAATCTCCATCACAATGCCTAGTCCAAAAATATAATGAAGAACTTTattatatcaataaaaaaaattgataataaaacaaatactactgaaaagaacttcaaaaaatttaatttgacgGCGTATATGAAATTTTAGTTGTTGATAATTGATTAAATGTATAGTCTTTTTTCAATTAGGTGATTTAGTTCAATCGAATTCGAACACTATTAATGATAgtaattttgtatcaaatcactAATTGAGATTCTAATAATGATATATCTTAAGATAGACAACAAACACAAAAAGGATAGTTCGATATATAAAATAATTCGTATATTCACGCAGAATTTGAAAAAGAAGCCATGCACATTTTAACTTAGGGGACTGATTTGGACAATCCATTataataatacaaatattaacgactgtaaaaaaaaattgataataaaacaAATACTACTGAAAAGAACTGCAAGAAATTTAATTTGACGGCGTGTATGAAATTTTAGTGGTTGATAATTGATTAAATGTATAGTCTTTTTACAATGTGGTGATTTAGTTCAATCGAATTTGAACACTATTAATGGTAgtaattttgtatcaaatcactAATTGAGATTCTAATAATGATATATCTTAAAATAGACAACAAACACATAAAGGATAGCTcgatatataaaataatttgtatattcaCGTAGGATTTGAAAAAGAAGCCACACACACTTTAACTAAAGGGACTGATTTGGACAATCCATTATTATAATACAAATATTAACGACTGTTTTTACGGCtcaaatatataacatataaatcatatgaaaataattttatctttgcTCCAAGCTTCGATACACTAATGTTAGCGAGTAATCATGGGCGGAGCTACGTTGTAGCAAGCGTGGTCAGATGAACAACCTTCgtcgattttttttaaatatatagattaaatataatattttttaaatatatgtaacAACTGAACAATCTTGCCACAGAAGGCAATAGCAGCCCAACCGTCTAGGGTGTGCAGACTCACCCCAGCCGTGTGGATTTGATCCCTAAGTCTAGCAATTTTTTTCCTACCTCTTAGTTCTAAAAGTATAAACACCCTTGATGAAAAATTTGACTTCGCCATTGCAAGTGATGCTTCAGAAAGACAACAAAAACTATGTGTTATATCCCCAAATTAGTTGCActctaaaaaaaaagttaaattcttcacaatttcaccaaaaatataattttaacttCATAACTAAATCAAATTATAACTATATAACTTTAAAGTAGAAGGCTCTAATCTAGATAGGACACTTGGAAATCTAGGAGATTTTAAGGTGtccctatattataaaataaaaaggtatatTTATGTGAAATAATGTGGGAGACAAATAGCTTCAACCTTTAACAATTTTGTCCCACAATTTCTACAAAGGTGTGGAATATGAGACTTGATTGATGGCAACACCttcaacaattttttattttttttagtataggaattaattgaatttttataattatttaagttaatataataataactgaGTTTACAGGCAGATAGTTATAAAGATTTATGAATAtttaatatacaaatataaaggCTAAACAAAAGATAATAACTAACTTCACGTGCTCACATATTTTAAAGACTATAAATTCACGTTTCTGTATATATTAACTTCGAAATATTGATAGCGTAAaagaatatatttataattttaaataatcatttaaaAATTAGGTTATGACAGACACATATGAAGAGGACTCGAGGCTCTCCACTTTTAAACTcactaattttaaatttattatatattatgaatagagtgttcttATTATTTatcaaaccatttaaaaattgaaattaaatatctcaattaatttgaatttgtgtCATAAAGATCACTATGAGGTGATGAAAGACACGTATTAAAAGGAGTCGAAGCTTATAACTTTATAACTCACTAGTTTCAAATTAGAGATAAGTATTCAGTAACTCCCCTCTCCCCCTCCTCCCTCCGTCTGTGAAATATGGTCGAAGTTGTTATGACACAATCCAACTTCACTAGTCATACTAtttctgaactcaattttagcatatttttgtcatcgTTTTTTGCTAATAAGTGACACCTTGCAGCATGAAGTTAAACACCTGAGATGCGTGAAGGATTGCTATGTGTCGGGTCGGCTAAAAAGATTTATAAGAATACGGTCTatgtgtcacgtcagctaaaaatatttataagactACGCTCTGTgtgtcacatcagctaaaaagattTATAACAATAcgttaaaatttagttcaggaagGTAATGGGATCCATGTGAAGttagagtgtgtcgtagcaaatttgatcatagttcagggATACAAATGCTTATCTCTTTAAATTATTATGAATAGAGAGTTCTTATTATTTATCTAACCATAgagaatttgaaattaaatatctcaattaatttaaatttacgTTAAATAGATCATtaccaaatttattttttttaacgtTTCTAATTAGGTCAATTGTCGTTttctttggggggggggggggggggggaaccctcataaaatttttaaaacgtGGGGTTGCATATTTAAGGTTTGAATTTGACTTGACATCCAATTCTATGAAAAGAAACATAATTCCTAGTTATAATTTatgctttttcctttttctttggagattagtattttaattttatttttttgcacatTTTATTTGAGGATTAATTCAACATGATTNNNNNNNNNNNNNNNNNNNNNNNNNNNNNNNNNNNNNNNNNNNNNNNNNNNNNNNNNNNNNNNNNNNNNNNNNNNNNNNNNNNNNNNNNNNNNNNNNNNNNNNNNNNNNNNNNNNNNNNNNNNNNNNNNNNNNNNNNNNNNNNNNNNNNNNNNNNNNNNNNNNNNNNNNNNNNNNNNNNNNNNNNNNNNNNNNNNNNNNNNNNNNNNNNNNNNNNNNNNNNNNNNNNNNNNNNNNNNNNNNNNNNNNNNNNNNNNNNNNNNNNNNNNNNNNNNNNNNNNNNNNNNNNNNNNNNNNNNNNNNNNNNNNNNNNNNNNNNNNNNNNNNNNNNNNNNNNNNNNNNNNNNNNNNNNNNNNNNNNNNNNNNNNNNNNNNNNNNNNNNNNNNNNNNNNNNNNNNNNNNNNNNNNNNNNNNNNNNNNNNNNNNNNNNNNNNNNNNNNNNNNNNNNNNNNNNNNNNNNNNNNNNNNNNNNNNNNNNNNNNNNNNNNNNNNNNNNNNNNNNNNNNNNNNNNNNNNNNNNNNNNNNNNNNNNNNNNNNNNNNNNNNNNNNNNNNNNNNNNNNNNNNNNNNNNNNNNNNNNNNNNNNNNNNNNNNNNNNNNNNNNNNNNNNNNNNNNNNNNNNNNNNNNNNNNNNNNNNNNNNNNNNNNNNNNNNNNNNNNNNNNNNNNNNNNNNNNNNNNNNNNNNNNNNNNNNNNNNNNNNNNNNNNNNNNNNNNNNNNNNNNNNNNNNNNNNNNNNNNNNNNNNNNNNNNNNNNNNNNNNNNNNNNNNNNNNNNNNNNNNNNNNNNNNNNNNNNNNNNNNNNNNNNNNNNNNNNNNNNNNNNNNNNNNNNNNNNNNNNNNNNNNNNNNNNNNNNNNNNNNNNNNNNNNNNNNNNNNNNNNNNNNNNNNNNNNNNNNNNNNNNNNNNNNNNNNNNNNNNNNNNNNNNNNNNNNNNNNNNNNNNNNNNNNNNNNNNNNNNNNNNNNNNNNNNNNNNNNNNNNNNNNNNNNNNNNNNNNNNNNNNNNNNNNNNNNNNNNNNNNNNNNNNNNNNNNNNNNNNNNNNNNNNNNNNNNNNNNNNNNNNNNNNNNNNNNNNNNNNNNNNNNNNNNNNNNNNNNNNNNNNNNNNNNNNNNNNNNNNNNNNNNNNNNNNNNNNNNNNNNNNNNNNNNNNNNNNNNNNNNNNNNNNNNNNNNNNNNNNNNNNNNNNNNNNNNNNNNNNNNNNNNNNNNNNNNNNNNNNNNNNNNNNNNNNNNNNNNNNNNNNNNNNNNNNNNNNNNNNNNNNNNNNNNNNNNNNNNNNNNNNNNNNNNNNNNNNNNNNNNNNNNNNNNNNNNNNNNNNNNNNNNNNNNNNNNNNNNNNNNNNNNNNNNNNNNNNNNNNNNNNNNNNNNNNNNNNNNNNNNNNNNNNNNNNNNNNNNNNNNNNNNNNNNNNNNNNNNNNNNNNNNNNNNNNNNNNNNNNNNNNNNNNNNNNNNNNNNNNNNNNNNNNNNNNNNNNNNNNNNNNNNNNNNNNNNNNNNNNNNNNNNNNNNNNNNNNNNNNNNNNNNNNNNNNNNNNNNNNNNNNNNNNNNNNNNNNNNNNNNNNNNNNNNNNNNNNNNNNNNNNNNNNNNNNNNNNNNNNNNNNNNNNNNNNNNNNNNNNNNNNNNNNNNNNNNNNNNNNNNNNNNNNNNNNNNNNNNNNNNNNNNNNNNNNNNNNNNNNNNNNNNNNNNNNNNNNNNNNNNNNNNNNNNNNNNNNNNNNNNNNNNNNNNNNNNNNNNNNNNNNNNNNNNNNNNNNNNNNNNNNNNNNNNNNNNNNNNNNNNNNNNNNNNNNNNNNNNNNNNNNNNNNNNNNNNNNNNNNNNNNNNNNNNNNNNNNNNNNNNNNNNNNNNNNNNNNNNNNNNNNNNNNNNNNNNNNNNNNNNNNNNNNNNNNNNNNNNNNNNNNNNNNNNNNNNNNNNNNNNNNNNNNNNNNNNNNNNNNNNNNNNNNNNNNNNNNNNNNNNNNNNNNNNNNNNNNNNNNNNNNNNNNNNNNNNNNNNNNNNNNNNNNNNNNNNNNNNNNNNNNNNNNNNNNNNNNNNNNNNNNNNNNNNNNNNNNNNNNNNNNNNNNNNNNNNNNNNNNNNNNNNNNNNNNNNNNNNNNNNNNNNNNNNNNNNNNNNNNNNNNNNNNNNNNNNNNNNNNNNNNNNNNNNNNNNNNNNNNNNNNNNNNNNNNNNNNNNNNNNNNNNNNNNNNNNNNNNNNNNNNNNNNNNNNNNNNNNNNNNNNNNN from Capsicum annuum cultivar UCD-10X-F1 unplaced genomic scaffold, UCD10Xv1.1 ctg3069, whole genome shotgun sequence encodes:
- the LOC124891122 gene encoding uncharacterized protein LOC124891122, which gives rise to MRKVITVDDTFLYDKYEGVLLSAVAQDTENHIYPITFCIVDKENDVSWMFFFEKLKSIIVNEPDLCFISDRHNSIANSIAKVYNHAHHGAYFPGNRFDVMTTNIAESVNAMLIAEREYPVASIFNSIAKRFGEIFRERSANVFKYKDNKFVPAAKKILRDNMIEGDSFYVENISGDERQYTVFGSDSTAKVDLLERSCSCRKFDLVKIPCDHAMAAL